Proteins encoded together in one Streptomyces sp. B1I3 window:
- a CDS encoding FKBP-type peptidyl-prolyl cis-trans isomerase produces MSIEKPEIDFPGGEPPADLEIKDIWEGDGPVAEKGQTVSVHYVGVAFSTGEEFDASWNRGTPLQFQLGAGQVIAGWDQGVQGMKVGGRRQLTIPAHLAYGDRGAGGGAIAPGETLIFVCDLVGV; encoded by the coding sequence GTGAGCATCGAGAAGCCCGAGATCGACTTCCCGGGTGGCGAGCCGCCGGCCGACCTGGAGATCAAGGACATCTGGGAAGGCGACGGACCGGTGGCCGAGAAGGGCCAGACCGTCTCCGTGCACTACGTGGGCGTGGCGTTCTCGACCGGCGAGGAGTTCGACGCCTCCTGGAACCGCGGCACCCCGCTGCAGTTCCAGCTCGGTGCCGGTCAGGTCATCGCGGGCTGGGACCAGGGCGTGCAGGGCATGAAGGTCGGCGGACGCCGTCAGCTGACGATCCCCGCGCACCTCGCCTACGGCGACCGCGGCGCGGGCGGCGGCGCCATCGCCCCGGGCGAGACCCTGATCTTCGTCTGCGACCTGGTCGGCGTCTGA
- a CDS encoding YafY family protein, with product MAIAKAERLMNLALCLLGTRRPLSKRELRGSIEAYLEAGTDESFNRMFERDKDDLRELGLVIETVENLDGDTGYLARRDSNRLPPITLDAEEAAALGLAAKVWQQARLAGAASGALQKLRAAGMPEAEDAYEVHSALEPRIPVHEAAFEPLMLACRDRRPVTFDYRKANAARPEQRQVEPWTLECWRGHWYLAGWDRERGAERVFRLSRISGKVRSRAGAFTAQVPDVVTVRETVESWAGETATRTARIRLRTGAGYPLRSRAISVRELGDGWEELEIPYGHGLDAWLVEFGPDVVVSEPADLRADVMDRLRAVAKD from the coding sequence ATGGCGATTGCCAAGGCCGAACGGCTGATGAACCTGGCGCTGTGCCTGCTGGGTACCCGTCGCCCGCTCAGCAAGCGTGAGCTCCGAGGGTCCATCGAGGCCTACCTGGAAGCCGGCACCGACGAGTCCTTCAACCGGATGTTCGAGCGGGACAAGGACGATCTGCGCGAACTCGGCCTGGTCATCGAGACCGTGGAGAACCTGGACGGCGACACCGGCTACCTCGCCCGCCGCGACAGCAACCGGCTGCCCCCCATCACCCTGGACGCCGAGGAGGCCGCGGCCCTCGGGCTCGCCGCCAAGGTCTGGCAGCAGGCCCGGCTGGCCGGGGCCGCCAGCGGCGCGCTGCAGAAGCTCCGGGCCGCCGGAATGCCGGAGGCCGAGGACGCCTACGAGGTGCACAGCGCCCTGGAGCCCCGCATCCCGGTCCACGAGGCCGCGTTCGAGCCGCTGATGCTCGCCTGCCGGGACCGCCGCCCGGTCACCTTCGACTACCGCAAGGCCAACGCCGCCCGCCCCGAACAGCGCCAGGTCGAACCCTGGACGCTCGAGTGCTGGCGCGGTCACTGGTACCTGGCCGGCTGGGACCGCGAACGCGGCGCCGAGCGGGTCTTCCGGCTGTCCCGGATCTCGGGAAAGGTCCGCTCCCGCGCCGGGGCGTTCACGGCCCAGGTGCCCGACGTGGTCACCGTCCGCGAGACCGTGGAGAGCTGGGCGGGCGAGACCGCGACCAGGACCGCCCGGATCAGGCTGCGCACCGGGGCCGGATACCCGCTGCGCTCCCGTGCGATATCGGTGCGCGAACTCGGTGACGGCTGGGAGGAGCTGGAGATCCCGTACGGACACGGACTGGACGCCTGGCTCGTCGAGTTCGGGCCGGACGTCGTCGTGAGCGAACCCGCCGATCTGCGGGCCGATGTGATGGACCGGCTGCGCGCCGTGGCCAAGGACTGA
- a CDS encoding FKBP-type peptidyl-prolyl cis-trans isomerase: protein MRRLAGLLVVPLLLLSTAACGDDKASDSVSKNGFPAITAGAKFGEKPTLAKGEGDPPKELKIDVISEGGGAKLKNGEAVQVNYLGQAWDSTKPFDNSFDRKQPFGLILGAGMVIPGWEQGLVGQKVGSRVQLVVPPELGYGEQGQGQDIKPNATLVFVVDVVSGKAVPKSPKGTAVAQDNFDLPKVGANTDGKAPKVTVPKSDPPKKLVSNYIIESDGETLKESDTVVVNYEAYVWKGEKKFDSTYDTGKVAMFPLAQITVKGLKNGLVGKKVGSRVLLVIPPDQAFGGAAQQTIPANSTLVWSVDILTKM, encoded by the coding sequence GTGCGCCGACTTGCCGGCCTTCTCGTCGTCCCCCTCCTGCTGCTGTCCACAGCGGCATGCGGCGACGACAAGGCCTCCGACTCCGTCTCCAAAAACGGGTTTCCTGCGATCACCGCAGGAGCGAAGTTCGGTGAGAAGCCCACTCTGGCGAAGGGTGAGGGGGATCCACCCAAGGAACTGAAGATCGATGTCATCAGTGAGGGGGGCGGCGCGAAGCTCAAGAACGGCGAAGCTGTCCAGGTCAACTACCTCGGACAGGCGTGGGACTCCACCAAGCCATTCGACAACAGTTTCGATCGCAAGCAGCCGTTTGGACTCATTCTCGGTGCAGGCATGGTAATTCCGGGCTGGGAGCAGGGGCTCGTCGGCCAGAAGGTTGGTAGCCGTGTGCAGTTGGTTGTCCCGCCGGAACTTGGCTACGGAGAGCAGGGCCAAGGCCAGGATATCAAGCCCAACGCCACACTCGTTTTTGTCGTGGACGTGGTGAGTGGGAAGGCAGTCCCGAAGTCGCCGAAGGGCACCGCGGTTGCCCAGGACAACTTTGACCTGCCGAAGGTCGGTGCCAACACCGACGGCAAGGCACCTAAGGTCACAGTCCCCAAGAGCGACCCGCCCAAGAAGCTGGTCTCCAACTACATCATCGAGTCCGACGGGGAAACGCTCAAGGAGAGCGACACCGTGGTCGTGAACTATGAGGCGTACGTCTGGAAGGGCGAGAAGAAGTTCGACAGCACGTACGACACAGGCAAGGTCGCGATGTTCCCGCTGGCCCAGATCACCGTCAAGGGACTGAAGAACGGGCTGGTCGGCAAGAAGGTCGGCAGCCGTGTGCTGCTCGTCATCCCGCCGGACCAGGCCTTCGGCGGCGCGGCGCAGCAGACCATTCCTGCCAACTCGACGCTCGTGTGGTCCGTGGACATCCTGACAAAGATGTAA
- a CDS encoding YafY family protein has product MATNAIDQTRRMLSLVTYLRERPGAHVQDVARAFGITEDELISDLDVLPMCGTSFRGGDLLDIDTDGDRIWWHNPDDVAEPLRLAADEATALLVAARAVATLPGLRESDRQALVRATAKLETAAGEVGAASSRLSVTFESEGGVFAEVDRAISERRRLWLRYYSPARDELTEREVDPIRLFAVGHTYMEGWCRLSEARRTFRLDRVAEIRLLDAPSAPPELELRDLSEGLVQPAAEDPEVVIEVGPGGRWVAEYYPHDSAEELPDGGMRITLRTPDPASLRRLALRLGGEGRITAPQQLAESARLAAREALAAYDGAL; this is encoded by the coding sequence GTGGCCACGAACGCCATCGACCAGACCCGGCGGATGCTCTCCCTGGTGACCTACCTGCGTGAGCGCCCCGGTGCGCACGTCCAGGACGTCGCCCGGGCCTTCGGGATCACCGAGGACGAGCTGATCTCCGACCTCGACGTACTCCCCATGTGCGGCACCAGCTTCCGCGGCGGTGACCTCCTCGACATCGACACCGACGGCGACCGGATCTGGTGGCACAACCCGGACGACGTCGCCGAGCCGCTGCGGCTGGCCGCCGACGAGGCCACCGCCCTGCTCGTCGCGGCCCGCGCCGTCGCCACACTGCCCGGACTGCGGGAGAGCGACCGGCAGGCGCTGGTGCGCGCGACCGCGAAGCTGGAGACGGCGGCCGGCGAGGTGGGGGCCGCGAGCTCACGGCTCTCGGTCACCTTCGAGTCCGAGGGCGGCGTCTTCGCCGAGGTGGACCGGGCGATCTCCGAGCGGCGCCGGCTCTGGCTGCGCTACTACTCGCCCGCGCGTGACGAACTCACCGAGCGCGAGGTGGACCCGATCAGGCTGTTCGCCGTCGGCCACACCTACATGGAGGGCTGGTGCCGGCTCTCCGAGGCGCGGCGCACCTTCCGGCTCGACCGGGTGGCCGAGATCAGGCTGCTCGACGCCCCGTCGGCGCCGCCCGAGCTGGAGTTGCGCGACCTGTCCGAAGGGCTGGTGCAGCCGGCGGCCGAGGACCCGGAGGTCGTGATCGAGGTGGGGCCCGGAGGCCGGTGGGTCGCCGAGTACTACCCCCACGACAGCGCGGAGGAGCTGCCCGACGGAGGCATGCGGATCACGCTGCGCACCCCGGACCCGGCCTCGCTGCGCAGACTGGCGCTGCGACTGGGCGGGGAGGGGCGTATCACAGCTCCGCAGCAACTGGCCGAGAGCGCCCGGCTGGCGGCGCGTGAGGCACTGGCCGCCTACGACGGCGCGCTCTGA